In one Fusobacterium simiae genomic region, the following are encoded:
- a CDS encoding YjiH family protein, protein MENKKYPTSIVIKFIACSLIGIFLFFVPITLNGKSTIPLDHIVNFVLKIPYFKEVYGTLVIIIGVFLPFYKKTWNKNTTSIVFSVLKLLALPFLFMVLFNNGPEFLMNKDVIPFIFNKIVIPVTTIVPVGSIFLSLIISYGLMEFVGVFMRPVMRPIWKTPGRAAIDAVASFVGSYSLALLITNRVYKEGKYTSKEAVIIATGFSTVSATFMVIVAKTLDLMDSWNLYFWLTVIVTFVVTAITARIYPIRNKSDAYFENQKGDVEKDIPKDKFKVAFNEGIKVCANSGSILENVIINLKDGVMLAFNIAPCLMSIGTLGIVLANHTPIFNWIGYLIYPFTLISGFEEPFLTAKALALGIAEMFLPAVLVTKLSFEVKMLVAITCVSEVLFFSASIPCMMATDIPISFKDYLIIWFERVVLSILVSIPLIYLVKVLM, encoded by the coding sequence ATGGAAAATAAAAAATATCCAACATCTATTGTAATAAAATTTATAGCTTGTAGTCTTATAGGAATATTTTTGTTTTTTGTTCCTATAACTTTAAATGGTAAATCAACTATACCATTAGATCATATAGTTAATTTTGTTTTAAAAATTCCTTATTTCAAAGAAGTGTATGGAACATTGGTCATTATAATTGGAGTATTTTTACCTTTTTATAAAAAAACTTGGAATAAAAATACAACCTCAATAGTATTCTCAGTATTAAAATTATTAGCACTTCCATTTTTATTTATGGTTTTATTTAATAATGGCCCTGAGTTTTTAATGAATAAAGATGTTATTCCATTCATTTTTAACAAAATTGTTATACCTGTAACGACAATAGTTCCTGTTGGTTCTATATTCTTAAGTCTTATAATCAGTTATGGCCTTATGGAATTTGTTGGTGTATTTATGAGACCTGTCATGAGACCTATATGGAAAACCCCTGGAAGAGCTGCAATAGATGCTGTTGCCTCATTTGTTGGAAGTTATTCATTAGCACTTCTTATAACAAATAGAGTATATAAAGAAGGAAAATATACAAGTAAAGAAGCTGTAATTATTGCAACAGGATTTTCAACAGTTTCAGCTACCTTTATGGTAATTGTTGCAAAAACATTGGATTTAATGGATAGTTGGAACTTATATTTTTGGCTTACTGTAATAGTGACATTTGTAGTTACTGCTATAACTGCAAGAATTTACCCTATTAGAAATAAATCTGATGCTTATTTTGAAAATCAAAAAGGTGATGTTGAAAAAGATATTCCAAAAGATAAATTTAAAGTTGCATTTAATGAAGGAATAAAAGTTTGTGCAAATAGTGGTTCAATTTTAGAAAATGTTATCATTAACTTAAAAGATGGAGTTATGTTAGCTTTTAATATTGCACCTTGTCTTATGTCAATAGGAACTTTAGGAATAGTTTTAGCTAATCATACTCCTATATTTAATTGGATAGGATACTTAATATACCCATTTACTTTGATATCTGGATTTGAAGAACCATTCTTAACAGCAAAAGCATTGGCATTAGGAATTGCAGAAATGTTTTTACCTGCTGTCTTAGTTACAAAATTAAGTTTTGAAGTTAAAATGTTGGTTGCTATAACTTGTGTATCAGAAGTTTTATTCTTCTCTGCTTCTATACCTTGTATGATGGCAACAGATATTCCAATAAGTTTTAAAGATTATTTGATAATTTGGTTTGAAAGAGTTGTACTTTCAATTCTAGTCTCTATACCATTAATTTACTTAGTGAAAGTATTAATGTAA
- a CDS encoding SoxR reducing system RseC family protein: MVNKGIVTKVNGDTIAVKLYKSSSCSHCSCCSEANKTGSSFEFKINQKVELGDLVTLEISEKDVVKAAFIAYIFPPLLMILGYIVANYLGFSEMKSIIGSFIGLGVGFIFLAIYDKYFAKKTIDEEIKVVSVEKYDPNACSNLAESCEDFF; this comes from the coding sequence ATGGTAAATAAAGGTATTGTCACTAAAGTTAATGGTGATACTATTGCTGTAAAACTATATAAAAGTTCTTCTTGTTCACATTGTAGCTGTTGCAGTGAGGCTAATAAAACAGGAAGTAGCTTTGAATTTAAAATAAATCAAAAGGTTGAATTGGGTGATTTGGTTACTTTAGAAATTTCTGAAAAAGATGTTGTAAAAGCAGCTTTTATAGCGTATATTTTCCCACCACTACTTATGATTTTAGGCTATATAGTGGCAAATTACTTAGGATTTTCAGAAATGAAATCTATAATTGGAAGTTTTATAGGTTTAGGAGTTGGATTTATTTTTCTTGCTATCTATGACAAATATTTTGCTAAAAAAACAATAGATGAAGAAATAAAGGTTGTTTCTGTTGAAAAATATGACCCTAATGCTTGTAGTAATTTAGCAGAAAGTTGTGAAGATTTCTTTTAA
- the corA gene encoding magnesium/cobalt transporter CorA has translation MPNSNRKLGLLPGSVVYTGENPNYNITVTVIYYSKNSHKRDVFSSDDKISIDLSFDGNIWINIDGINDVNLIKEIGKIFDIDSLSLEDIANPEQRVKIDDRDSYIHIILKMLQIELLTKEVQYEQLSLIIKDNILITFQETPYDMFESIRTRLENPSTKLASKDVSYLAYILIDTIVDNYLLILDEVETEIDDIENKLVESADREDLENILALKQNIAVLKRFISPIRELISKLQARSMLNYFHEDMKYYLRDLNDHGIIVFDTVDMLNNRATELIQLYHSMISNTMNEVMKILAIISTIFMPLSFIVGLYGMNFEYMPELKWHYGYFITLGLMAGLVILMIIYFKKKKWF, from the coding sequence TTGCCAAACTCAAATAGAAAATTAGGATTATTACCTGGAAGTGTTGTTTACACAGGAGAAAATCCTAATTATAATATAACTGTTACTGTAATTTACTATTCAAAAAATTCTCATAAAAGGGATGTTTTTTCATCTGATGATAAAATAAGTATAGATTTGAGTTTTGATGGGAATATTTGGATAAATATAGATGGTATAAATGATGTAAACCTTATTAAAGAGATAGGAAAAATATTTGATATAGATTCTCTGTCTTTAGAAGATATCGCTAATCCAGAACAAAGAGTAAAAATAGATGATAGAGATTCATATATCCATATAATATTAAAGATGTTACAAATAGAGCTACTTACAAAAGAAGTTCAATATGAGCAATTATCTTTAATAATAAAAGATAATATTTTAATCACTTTTCAAGAAACACCTTATGATATGTTTGAATCAATAAGAACTAGATTAGAAAATCCAAGTACCAAATTAGCTTCAAAAGATGTCAGTTATCTAGCATATATATTGATAGATACAATAGTTGATAACTATTTATTAATTTTAGATGAAGTTGAAACTGAAATAGATGATATCGAAAATAAGTTAGTAGAAAGTGCTGATAGGGAAGATTTAGAAAACATTTTGGCTTTGAAACAAAATATAGCTGTATTAAAGAGATTTATATCACCAATTAGAGAATTAATTTCTAAATTACAAGCAAGAAGTATGCTAAATTATTTTCATGAAGATATGAAGTATTACTTAAGAGACCTAAATGACCATGGTATTATAGTTTTTGATACTGTTGATATGCTTAACAATAGAGCAACAGAACTTATTCAATTATATCATTCAATGATCAGTAATACTATGAATGAAGTCATGAAAATATTGGCTATTATTTCAACAATATTTATGCCTTTAAGTTTTATTGTTGGACTTTATGGAATGAATTTTGAATACATGCCTGAACTTAAATGGCACTATGGATATTTTATAACTTTAGGACTGATGGCAGGGCTTGTTATTTTAATGATTATTTATTTTAAAAAGAAAAAATGGTTTTAG
- a CDS encoding OmpA family protein, giving the protein MKKKLTAVLLLALLVTACSSTKTTKKTNVGVDSTNKYAVEDTQANKKPLEDIIVFNEEGVTIRREGNNLILSMPELILFDFDKYDVKEGIKPSLSTLARALGENKDIHIKIDGYTDFIGTEAYNLDLSVKRARAIKDFLISRGAIGSNISIEGYGEQNPADTNQTAAGRSRNRRVEFIISRG; this is encoded by the coding sequence ATGAAGAAAAAATTAACTGCAGTACTTTTATTAGCTCTTTTAGTAACAGCTTGTAGTAGTACAAAGACAACAAAAAAAACAAATGTAGGTGTAGATTCAACTAATAAATATGCTGTTGAAGATACTCAAGCAAATAAAAAGCCATTAGAAGATATTATAGTTTTTAATGAAGAAGGGGTTACAATAAGAAGAGAAGGTAATAATTTAATATTATCAATGCCTGAATTAATATTATTTGATTTTGATAAGTATGATGTTAAAGAGGGTATAAAACCTTCACTTTCAACCTTAGCAAGAGCTTTAGGAGAAAATAAAGATATTCATATAAAAATTGATGGATATACAGACTTTATAGGAACTGAAGCATATAATTTAGATTTATCTGTAAAGAGAGCAAGAGCAATTAAAGATTTCTTAATTTCTAGAGGTGCTATTGGATCTAATATCTCAATAGAAGGTTATGGAGAACAAAATCCAGCAGATACAAATCAAACTGCAGCTGGAAGATCAAGAAATAGAAGAGTTGAGTTCATTATATCAAGAGGATAG
- a CDS encoding glycerol-3-phosphate responsive antiterminator codes for MGIKSILERNPIIPAIKDNLTLERALNLNNELVFIILSNIMNIKEYCDKLKKANKKVYIHIDMIDGLNSTNNGIDYIVNTVKPDGILTTKSNVVAHAYKNNINVIQRFFILDSLSYEKALLNIKENKVIAVEIMPGLMPKIIKKLSQETHIPIITGGLIKEKEDVINAINAGALSVSTTEVELWEE; via the coding sequence ATGGGAATAAAAAGTATTTTAGAAAGAAATCCTATTATACCTGCAATAAAAGATAATTTAACTCTTGAAAGGGCTTTAAATTTAAATAATGAATTAGTTTTTATTATTCTGTCTAATATAATGAATATAAAAGAATATTGTGATAAATTAAAAAAAGCAAATAAAAAAGTATACATTCATATTGATATGATAGATGGTTTAAATAGTACAAATAATGGTATAGATTATATAGTAAATACTGTTAAACCTGATGGAATATTGACAACAAAATCAAATGTTGTAGCACATGCTTACAAGAATAACATAAATGTGATTCAAAGATTTTTTATCTTAGATAGTTTATCTTATGAAAAGGCACTTTTAAATATAAAAGAAAATAAAGTTATAGCAGTTGAGATTATGCCAGGGCTTATGCCAAAAATTATAAAAAAACTTTCTCAAGAAACTCATATCCCTATAATTACTGGTGGTTTAATAAAAGAGAAAGAAGATGTAATTAACGCTATAAATGCAGGGGCACTATCAGTCTCAACAACAGAAGTAGAATTATGGGAAGAGTGA
- a CDS encoding L,D-transpeptidase family protein, translated as MNKKKVLLFMLMIAMSFNINAAPATSFAETINNENIEVIATYDNEIPQEIKRIYKPKHTGEGVSYFDYIFIKARVSNLREKPDPNSQIVGKYTYDNKLKLLQKVKYQGNIWYLAEDANGTKGYIAASQTEKRDFRFQMALDKIHDLENFISKSIDDGATLMSVNTYTPNPSNVNPKRQKDKYGTSLDQNLLGISKKGEQIIIPDRSVVRIIENRGDKALVKALSIPEELEVSKAKLSAYPSIKKGFRKVIAIDIENQNFMVFEKSRQTNEWELISYVYTKTGIDSELGYETPKGFFTVPVVKYVMPYTDETGQKAGTAKFAIRFCGGGYLHGTPINVQEEVNKEFFLRQKEFTLGTYTGTRKCVRTSEGHAKFLFDWLVNSPNKDSNDQRLSEDAYFIVF; from the coding sequence ATGAATAAAAAGAAAGTTTTATTATTTATGTTAATGATAGCTATGTCTTTTAATATAAATGCAGCACCAGCTACTTCATTTGCTGAGACAATAAACAATGAAAATATAGAAGTTATTGCTACTTACGATAATGAGATACCTCAAGAAATAAAGAGGATCTATAAACCTAAACATACAGGAGAAGGAGTATCGTACTTTGATTATATTTTTATTAAGGCAAGAGTTTCAAATTTAAGAGAAAAACCAGATCCTAATTCTCAAATTGTAGGAAAGTATACATATGATAATAAGTTAAAACTTTTACAAAAAGTAAAGTATCAAGGTAATATTTGGTATTTAGCTGAAGATGCTAATGGAACAAAAGGGTATATTGCAGCAAGTCAGACAGAAAAAAGAGACTTTAGATTTCAAATGGCACTTGATAAGATTCATGATTTAGAAAATTTTATAAGTAAATCTATTGACGATGGTGCAACATTGATGAGTGTAAATACTTATACACCAAATCCAAGCAATGTAAATCCTAAAAGGCAAAAAGATAAATATGGAACAAGTTTAGATCAAAACTTATTGGGTATAAGTAAAAAAGGTGAGCAGATAATAATACCTGATAGATCTGTTGTTAGAATAATTGAAAATAGAGGAGATAAAGCTTTAGTAAAAGCATTGTCAATTCCAGAAGAACTTGAAGTATCAAAAGCAAAACTTTCAGCTTATCCTTCAATCAAGAAAGGATTCAGAAAAGTTATAGCAATAGATATAGAAAATCAAAACTTTATGGTTTTTGAAAAATCAAGACAAACTAATGAATGGGAATTAATTAGTTATGTATATACAAAAACTGGTATAGATAGTGAACTAGGTTATGAAACTCCAAAAGGTTTTTTCACTGTGCCAGTAGTAAAATATGTAATGCCTTATACAGATGAAACAGGACAAAAAGCAGGTACTGCCAAATTTGCTATAAGATTCTGTGGTGGCGGATATTTACATGGAACTCCAATCAATGTACAAGAAGAAGTTAATAAAGAATTTTTCTTAAGACAAAAAGAGTTTACTTTAGGAACATATACAGGAACTAGAAAATGTGTTAGAACAAGTGAAGGACATGCAAAATTCTTATTTGATTGGCTAGTAAATAGTCCTAATAAAGATTCCAATGATCAAAGATTATCAGAAGATGCATACTTTATTGTATTTTAA
- a CDS encoding AI-2E family transporter: MNLKNILKIIGIILIFVILQSYFINPDNLVHIIDKWKNYFMTIIMSIFIAILLEPIVKCLKKKSKINDILAISLSIAFVVLIFIILSLIIIPEIISSIKVLNNIYPYILEKTMTIGKNIVNYLAEKNIYTINMEEVNNYFTNFIANNATNIRKLVSSLLGSLVDWTIGFTNLFLAFVLAFLILLDKEHLIKTLENIVTIIFGVKNTPYIMNKLKLSKDIFLSYVSGKIIVSAIVGLCVYIILLVTGTPYAALSAILLGVGNMIPYVGSIIGGIIAFFLILLVAPIKTVILLIAITISQLVDGFIVGPKIIGNKVGLNTFWVIVSMIVFGNLFGIVGMFLGIPILSIIKLFYIDLLKKAKQGREK; this comes from the coding sequence ATGAATTTAAAAAATATATTAAAAATTATCGGAATAATATTAATTTTTGTGATATTGCAGTCATACTTTATAAATCCAGATAATCTTGTACATATAATAGATAAATGGAAAAATTACTTTATGACAATAATAATGTCAATTTTTATAGCAATCCTTTTAGAACCAATAGTTAAATGTTTGAAGAAAAAAAGTAAGATAAATGATATCTTAGCAATTAGTTTATCAATAGCTTTTGTAGTATTGATATTTATTATTTTATCACTAATAATAATTCCAGAAATTATTTCTTCAATAAAAGTTTTAAATAATATATATCCTTATATTTTAGAGAAAACAATGACAATAGGGAAAAATATAGTAAATTATTTAGCAGAAAAAAATATTTATACTATAAATATGGAAGAAGTAAATAATTATTTTACAAATTTTATTGCTAATAATGCTACAAATATAAGAAAATTAGTATCTTCGCTTTTGGGTAGTTTAGTTGATTGGACAATAGGTTTTACTAATTTATTTTTGGCATTTGTATTGGCATTTTTAATTCTATTAGATAAAGAACATTTAATAAAAACATTAGAAAATATTGTAACAATTATATTTGGAGTAAAGAATACTCCTTATATAATGAATAAATTAAAATTATCTAAAGATATATTTTTGAGCTATGTTTCAGGAAAAATAATAGTATCCGCCATAGTTGGTTTATGTGTCTATATTATTTTATTAGTAACAGGAACTCCTTATGCAGCATTAAGTGCTATTTTACTAGGAGTAGGAAATATGATTCCTTATGTTGGTTCAATCATTGGAGGAATAATAGCATTTTTCCTAATTTTATTAGTAGCCCCAATAAAGACAGTTATTTTATTAATAGCAATAACAATATCACAACTGGTTGATGGTTTTATTGTAGGACCTAAAATAATTGGGAATAAAGTAGGACTTAATACATTTTGGGTAATAGTTTCTATGATAGTTTTTGGAAATTTATTTGGTATAGTAGGAATGTTTTTAGGAATTCCAATATTATCAATAATAAAATTATTCTATATTGATTTACTAAAAAAGGCTAAACAAGGGAGAGAAAAATGA
- a CDS encoding THUMP domain-containing class I SAM-dependent RNA methyltransferase → MIFVASTTMGLESIVKEECIALGFKNIKVFDGRIEFEGNFKDLVRANIYLRCSDRIFIKMAEFKALTYEELFQNIKAINWQDFIDENGEFPISWVSSVKSKLYSKSDIQRISKKAIVEKLKEKYKREIFLENGALYSIKIQCHKDIFIIMLDSSGESLTKRGYRALQRVAPIKETLAAALVYLSKWKSDEVLLDPMCGTGTIAIEAAMIAKNIAPGANRNFAAEKWSIIDKNLWTDIRDEAFSNEDLAKELKICASDIDERSIKIAKENSEKAGVEEDIVFEVKDFKDIESPAKYGAMIVNPPYGERLMGDEDIEKLYRDFGSFCKKKLTKWSYYIITSYEDFEKVFDKKATKNRKLYNGGIKCYYYQYFGDRKNGYKN, encoded by the coding sequence ATGATATTTGTAGCTTCTACAACTATGGGTTTAGAAAGTATTGTTAAAGAAGAATGTATTGCCTTAGGCTTTAAAAATATAAAAGTTTTTGATGGTAGAATAGAATTTGAAGGAAATTTTAAGGATTTAGTTAGAGCTAATATCTATTTAAGATGTTCTGATAGGATATTTATTAAAATGGCAGAATTTAAAGCCTTAACTTATGAAGAATTATTTCAAAATATAAAAGCTATCAATTGGCAAGATTTTATAGATGAAAATGGAGAATTTCCTATTTCTTGGGTAAGCTCTGTTAAATCTAAATTATATTCAAAATCTGATATACAAAGAATTAGTAAAAAAGCTATTGTTGAAAAATTAAAAGAAAAATATAAAAGAGAAATCTTTCTAGAAAATGGAGCTTTATATTCTATAAAAATCCAATGTCATAAAGATATATTTATTATTATGCTTGATAGTTCAGGAGAATCTTTAACAAAAAGAGGATATAGAGCTTTACAAAGAGTCGCACCTATAAAAGAAACTTTAGCAGCTGCACTTGTTTATTTATCTAAATGGAAATCTGATGAAGTTTTACTTGACCCAATGTGTGGTACAGGAACTATTGCAATAGAAGCTGCTATGATAGCTAAAAATATTGCACCAGGAGCAAATAGAAATTTTGCAGCAGAAAAATGGAGTATTATTGATAAAAATCTTTGGACTGATATAAGAGATGAAGCTTTCTCAAATGAAGATTTAGCTAAGGAATTAAAAATTTGTGCTTCTGATATAGATGAAAGAAGTATAAAAATAGCAAAAGAAAATTCTGAAAAAGCAGGAGTTGAAGAGGATATAGTTTTTGAGGTCAAAGATTTTAAGGATATTGAAAGTCCTGCTAAATATGGAGCTATGATAGTAAATCCTCCATATGGTGAAAGACTTATGGGAGATGAAGACATAGAAAAATTATATAGGGATTTTGGAAGTTTTTGTAAAAAAAAGTTGACTAAATGGTCTTATTATATAATTACTTCTTATGAAGATTTTGAAAAAGTTTTTGATAAAAAGGCAACTAAAAATCGTAAATTATATAATGGTGGGATAAAATGTTATTATTATCAGTATTTTGGAGATAGAAAAAATGGATATAAAAACTAA
- a CDS encoding peptidylprolyl isomerase, whose translation MDLQAIIKTNKGEIELNLFPDIAPVTVLNFITLAKNGYYNGLKFHRVIEDFMIQGGDPTGTGAGGPGYQFGDEFKEGVVFNKKGLLAMANAGPNTNGSQFFITHVPTEWLNYKHTIFGEVASQKDQDVVDSIKQGDTMNEVIVVGDTDRLVEDNKEFYTQLKNFLKI comes from the coding sequence ATGGATTTACAAGCTATTATCAAAACGAATAAGGGGGAGATAGAACTAAATTTATTTCCAGATATAGCTCCAGTAACTGTACTTAATTTTATAACTCTTGCTAAAAATGGTTATTATAATGGTTTAAAATTTCATAGGGTTATAGAGGATTTTATGATACAAGGAGGAGATCCAACAGGGACTGGTGCAGGTGGTCCGGGTTATCAATTTGGAGATGAATTTAAAGAAGGAGTAGTGTTTAACAAAAAAGGATTGCTTGCTATGGCAAATGCAGGTCCAAATACAAATGGTTCACAATTTTTTATCACTCATGTTCCAACAGAGTGGTTAAACTACAAACATACTATCTTTGGAGAAGTAGCATCACAAAAGGATCAAGATGTTGTAGACAGTATTAAGCAAGGCGATACAATGAATGAAGTTATTGTAGTAGGAGACACAGATAGATTGGTAGAAGATAATAAAGAATTTTATACACAATTAAAAAATTTTCTAAAAATCTAA
- a CDS encoding pyridoxal phosphate-dependent aminotransferase — translation MLAKRYTGKKLVDNIFATSKKAKQAIVKFGKENVINATIGSLYDEDEKLAVYDVVESVYRNLPPEDLYAYATNVIGEDDYLEEVIKALLFEDYKEKLKGLYIASVATTGGTGAISNTIKNYMDTGDKVLLPNWMWGTYKNIAIENGGQIETYQLFDKNGDFNFEDFKDKVLELAKTQKNIVIIINEPSHNPTGFRMTYEEWVKVIEFIETIKDNNLIIIRDVAYFEYDNRNEKENRKIRELVIGLPKNILVIYAFSLSKALSIYGMRIGAQIAVSSDEKVIQEFKDANAFSCRTTWSNVPKGGMKLFATIMKNPELKAKFIKEKQTYIALLSERAKIFLTEAKEENLEILPYKSGFFITVPIGETVDKVIEDLESKNIFVIKFDTGIRIGICSVPKKKIKGLAKKIKESIEKFKNQ, via the coding sequence ATGCTTGCAAAAAGATATACAGGGAAAAAATTGGTAGATAACATATTTGCAACAAGCAAAAAAGCTAAACAAGCCATTGTAAAATTTGGAAAAGAAAATGTAATCAATGCGACTATTGGTTCACTTTATGATGAAGATGAAAAATTAGCTGTATATGATGTAGTTGAGAGTGTGTATAGAAATCTCCCACCAGAAGACTTATATGCTTATGCTACAAATGTAATAGGTGAAGATGATTATCTTGAAGAAGTTATAAAAGCACTTCTTTTTGAAGATTATAAAGAAAAATTAAAGGGTTTATATATAGCTTCAGTTGCAACAACTGGAGGAACTGGAGCAATTTCTAATACTATTAAAAATTATATGGATACAGGAGATAAAGTATTATTGCCAAATTGGATGTGGGGAACATATAAAAATATTGCCATTGAGAATGGTGGGCAAATAGAAACTTATCAGTTATTTGATAAAAATGGAGATTTTAACTTTGAAGATTTTAAAGATAAAGTCTTAGAATTAGCAAAAACTCAAAAAAATATTGTTATCATAATAAATGAGCCAAGCCATAATCCAACTGGTTTTAGAATGACCTATGAAGAATGGGTAAAGGTTATTGAATTTATTGAAACAATAAAAGACAATAATTTAATTATCATAAGAGATGTAGCATATTTTGAATATGATAATAGAAATGAAAAAGAAAATAGAAAAATAAGAGAATTAGTAATAGGTTTACCTAAAAATATTTTAGTGATATATGCTTTTAGCTTATCAAAAGCATTATCTATATATGGAATGAGAATAGGAGCTCAAATTGCTGTTTCATCTGATGAAAAAGTGATACAAGAATTTAAAGATGCCAATGCTTTTTCTTGTAGAACTACTTGGTCAAATGTTCCAAAAGGTGGAATGAAATTATTTGCTACTATTATGAAAAATCCTGAATTAAAAGCTAAATTTATAAAAGAAAAACAAACATATATAGCTTTATTAAGTGAAAGAGCTAAAATATTTTTAACAGAAGCTAAGGAAGAAAATTTAGAAATTTTACCATATAAAAGTGGATTTTTTATTACAGTTCCAATTGGAGAAACTGTTGATAAAGTTATAGAAGATTTAGAAAGTAAAAATATATTTGTTATAAAATTCGATACAGGTATAAGAATAGGAATTTGTAGTGTACCAAAGAAAAAAATAAAAGGACTTGCTAAAAAAATAAAAGAATCTATTGAAAAATTTAAAAATCAATAA
- a CDS encoding Na+/H+ antiporter family protein, translating to MILLNPVVLSVIVMIVLCLLKLNVLLALFVSALVAGLSAQMPIGDIMSKLIDGMGGNSETALSYILLGALAVAISSTGVAAIISKKIASIVNGKKKVLLLVIAFFACFSQNLIPVHIAFIPILIPPLLKLMNSLKLDRRAMACSLTFGLKAPYIALPVGFGLIFQGIISAEMSKNGMEIDKMEIWKYTWFLGLFMVIGLLLAIFVTYRKDREYKDLPLKGMEEVEAKEMEPRHWLTLLAAALAFVIQIVYGSLPLGAVAALAAMLIFRVIKWKDLDEYINGGVGLMGLIAFIMLVAAGYGNIIRETGAVGELVDSIHGLIGGSKAIGISVMLLVGLLITMGIGTSFGTIPVVAAIYIPLCIKLGISVPGAVIVLAAAAALGDAGSPASDSTLGPTSGLNADGQHDHIMDTCVPTFIHYNILLLIGGFIGGMFF from the coding sequence ATGATTTTATTAAATCCAGTTGTTCTTTCAGTTATTGTTATGATTGTCTTATGTTTATTAAAATTAAATGTATTATTAGCACTTTTTGTTTCAGCACTAGTTGCTGGACTTTCTGCTCAAATGCCAATAGGAGATATAATGTCAAAACTTATTGATGGTATGGGTGGGAATTCTGAAACTGCATTAAGTTATATCTTACTTGGTGCATTAGCCGTTGCAATAAGTAGCACAGGAGTTGCAGCAATAATTTCTAAAAAAATTGCTTCTATTGTTAATGGTAAGAAAAAAGTTTTGTTATTAGTAATTGCATTTTTTGCTTGTTTTTCACAAAATTTAATACCAGTTCATATAGCTTTTATACCTATATTAATTCCACCTTTATTAAAACTAATGAACTCTTTAAAATTAGATAGAAGAGCTATGGCTTGTTCATTAACATTTGGTTTAAAAGCACCTTATATTGCTCTACCAGTTGGATTTGGATTAATATTCCAAGGAATTATTTCTGCTGAAATGAGTAAAAATGGTATGGAAATTGACAAGATGGAAATATGGAAATATACTTGGTTTTTAGGTTTGTTTATGGTTATAGGATTATTACTAGCAATATTTGTTACTTATAGAAAAGATAGAGAATATAAAGATTTACCTTTAAAAGGAATGGAAGAAGTTGAAGCAAAAGAAATGGAACCTAGACATTGGTTAACTTTACTTGCTGCAGCTCTTGCATTTGTAATACAAATAGTATATGGTTCACTTCCTTTAGGAGCAGTTGCTGCTTTAGCTGCAATGTTAATATTTAGAGTTATTAAATGGAAAGATTTGGATGAATATATAAATGGTGGTGTAGGACTTATGGGTCTTATTGCTTTTATAATGTTAGTTGCTGCTGGATATGGAAATATTATAAGAGAAACTGGTGCAGTTGGAGAATTGGTTGATAGTATCCATGGATTAATTGGTGGAAGTAAAGCTATTGGAATTTCTGTAATGTTATTAGTAGGACTTCTAATAACTATGGGAATAGGAACATCATTTGGTACTATACCAGTTGTTGCAGCTATTTATATACCTTTATGTATAAAATTAGGAATATCAGTTCCAGGTGCTGTAATAGTTCTTGCTGCTGCAGCTGCATTAGGAGATGCTGGTTCACCTGCATCAGATTCAACATTAGGACCTACATCTGGGCTTAATGCTGACGGACAACATGATCATATAATGGATACTTGTGTACCTACATTTATACATTATAATATTCTACTTTTAATAGGTGGATTCATAGGTGGAATGTTCTTCTAA